In Methylocystis echinoides, one genomic interval encodes:
- a CDS encoding DUF952 domain-containing protein, with the protein MTLIYKIVSAPEWRAAETVGVFRGAAVDLADGYIHFSTADQAQETAARHFAGQTDLLLVAVTAERLGPTLKWEVSRGGALFPHLYAPLSLDAVTSVAPLPLRSGRHDFTGLL; encoded by the coding sequence TTGACGCTCATCTACAAAATCGTCTCCGCGCCCGAATGGCGCGCCGCGGAGACCGTTGGCGTTTTTCGAGGCGCCGCCGTCGACCTCGCCGACGGCTACATCCATTTCTCCACCGCAGATCAGGCCCAGGAAACCGCCGCCAGGCATTTCGCCGGGCAGACCGATTTGCTCCTGGTCGCCGTCACGGCGGAAAGGTTGGGCCCGACGCTGAAATGGGAAGTCTCCCGCGGCGGCGCGCTGTTCCCGCATCTCTACGCCCCGCTGTCTCTGGACGCCGTCACAAGCGTCGCGCCGCTGCCGCTGCGGAGCGGGCGCCATGACTTCACGGGCCTGCTATGA
- the glmS gene encoding glutamine--fructose-6-phosphate transaminase (isomerizing): protein MCGIVGILGKGPVAGQLVEALKRLEYRGYDSAGVATLEGGGRLTRLRASGKLKNLEEKLAATPLAGAIGIGHTRWATHGKPTENNAHPHAAADRVAVVHNGIIENFRELREELTGRGHKFASETDSEVVAHLVAERLAAGDAPEAAVAAALKRLKGAFALAFLFDDQPDLLIGARRGSPLAVGWSVDGAYLGSDALALAPFATSIAYLDEGDWVALRRDGAQFFDAADMPVERRRLPLTPGSFLVDKGNYRHFMAKEIHEQPEVVGRTLAHYLDLAEGVVRLPFELNIDPKSLSRVTISACGTAFYAGLVARYWLERFARLSVEIDIASEFRYRDPPLPDNGLMIVVSQSGETADTLAALRYAKEHGQHILSIVNVETSTIARESDTVAKTLAGPEIGVASTKAFTCQLAVFACLALALGRARGVLTKEREQELVAELVAAPGQMAEALSREAQIEPVARDVARASSVLYLGRGPSFPLAMEGALKLKELSYIHAEGYAAGELKHGPIALIDYAMPVIVLAPPDASLEKTVSNLQEVAARGGHLILIGSPRARDAAAAELAGYIEMAESVAGPFAALVYAVPAQLLAYHVATFMGKDVDQPRNLAKSVTVE, encoded by the coding sequence ATGTGCGGAATCGTCGGGATTTTAGGAAAGGGCCCCGTCGCCGGGCAGCTCGTCGAGGCCCTGAAGCGGCTCGAATATCGCGGCTATGACTCCGCTGGCGTCGCCACGCTTGAAGGCGGCGGCCGGCTCACCCGCTTGCGCGCGAGCGGCAAGCTCAAAAATCTCGAGGAAAAGCTCGCAGCGACGCCGCTGGCCGGCGCGATCGGCATCGGCCATACGCGCTGGGCGACGCATGGCAAGCCGACTGAGAACAACGCGCATCCGCACGCCGCGGCCGATCGCGTTGCGGTTGTCCATAACGGCATCATCGAAAATTTCCGGGAGCTCCGCGAGGAATTGACTGGCCGCGGCCATAAGTTCGCGTCGGAGACGGATTCGGAGGTCGTGGCCCATCTCGTCGCCGAGCGGCTCGCCGCGGGCGACGCGCCGGAGGCGGCGGTCGCGGCGGCGCTCAAGCGGCTCAAGGGAGCCTTTGCTCTGGCCTTTCTCTTCGACGATCAGCCCGATTTGCTCATCGGCGCGCGGCGCGGCTCGCCGCTGGCCGTGGGCTGGAGCGTAGACGGCGCATATCTCGGCTCGGACGCGTTGGCGCTCGCGCCTTTCGCCACCTCCATTGCTTACCTGGACGAAGGCGACTGGGTGGCGCTGCGCCGCGACGGCGCGCAATTTTTCGACGCCGCCGACATGCCGGTCGAGCGCCGCCGCCTGCCGCTGACGCCGGGCTCCTTCCTGGTGGACAAGGGCAACTATCGCCACTTCATGGCGAAGGAAATCCACGAGCAACCAGAGGTCGTCGGCCGCACGCTCGCCCATTACCTCGACCTCGCGGAAGGTGTCGTGCGCCTGCCGTTCGAGTTGAATATCGATCCGAAGTCGCTGTCGCGCGTGACGATCTCGGCCTGCGGCACCGCCTTTTACGCCGGCCTCGTCGCCCGCTACTGGCTGGAGCGCTTCGCCCGCCTGTCGGTCGAGATCGACATCGCCTCGGAGTTTCGCTACCGCGATCCGCCGCTTCCCGACAACGGGCTGATGATCGTCGTCTCCCAGTCCGGCGAGACCGCGGACACGCTCGCCGCGCTGCGCTACGCCAAGGAGCATGGGCAGCACATTCTGTCGATCGTGAACGTCGAAACGTCGACCATCGCCCGCGAGAGCGACACGGTGGCGAAGACCCTCGCCGGGCCGGAAATCGGCGTCGCCTCCACCAAGGCCTTCACCTGCCAGCTCGCCGTCTTCGCCTGCCTCGCTTTGGCGCTCGGCCGGGCGCGCGGCGTCCTGACCAAAGAGCGCGAGCAAGAGCTCGTCGCCGAACTCGTCGCCGCTCCCGGCCAGATGGCCGAGGCGCTCAGTCGTGAGGCGCAGATCGAGCCCGTCGCCCGCGACGTGGCGCGCGCCTCCAGCGTCCTCTATCTCGGCCGTGGCCCCTCGTTTCCGCTCGCCATGGAGGGCGCGCTCAAGCTCAAGGAGCTCTCTTACATCCACGCCGAGGGCTATGCGGCCGGAGAGCTCAAGCACGGCCCCATCGCGCTCATCGACTACGCCATGCCGGTGATCGTGCTGGCGCCGCCGGACGCGAGCCTGGAGAAGACCGTCTCGAATCTCCAGGAAGTCGCGGCGCGCGGCGGTCATCTCATTCTGATCGGCTCGCCGCGCGCCCGCGACGCGGCGGCGGCGGAGCTGGCGGGCTATATCGAGATGGCCGAGTCGGTCGCCGGTCCCTTCGCGGCCCTGGTCTACGCCGTGCCGGCGCAGCTCCTCGCCTATCACGTCGCGACGTTCATGGGCAAAGACGTCGATCAGCCCCGCAATCTGGCGAAGAGCGTCACCGTGGAGTAG
- the glmU gene encoding bifunctional UDP-N-acetylglucosamine diphosphorylase/glucosamine-1-phosphate N-acetyltransferase GlmU, with product MPSQRKALAVVLAAGEGTRMKSDRPKVLHQVAGRSMLAHVLAAVAVAGVESVAVVVGPGRNDVRDEALRLAPHARVFVQAERLGTAHAVLAAREAIADGCDDLLVLFADTPLVTGATILALRAALAEGAGVAALGFAAADPFGYGRLLQDDSGRLLAIREEKDASDAERAVRLCNAGLMAIDGGSALDWLGRIGAANAKGEFYLTDVIEIARDAGRTAQVVRAEETEVLGVNDRIQLAQAEAVAQNRLRRAAMAAGVTMVAPETVFLCADTAFGRDVLIEPHVVIGPGVSIADGAVIHAFSHLEGASVGAGATIGPYARLRPGARLAEKAKVGNFVEIKNANVATGAKVNHLTYIGDADIGANANIGAGTITCNYDGFFKYRTEIGENAFIGSNSALVAPVKIGAGAYVGSGSVVTKNVAADALVVARGRQMEKAGWAASFRAAQAAKKAAK from the coding sequence ATGCCGAGCCAGCGCAAAGCGCTCGCCGTCGTCCTCGCCGCGGGCGAGGGGACGCGCATGAAATCCGACCGGCCGAAAGTGCTGCATCAGGTGGCGGGACGCTCCATGCTCGCCCATGTGCTCGCCGCCGTCGCCGTCGCCGGCGTCGAATCGGTGGCCGTCGTCGTCGGCCCTGGCCGCAACGACGTGCGCGACGAGGCCTTGCGGCTCGCCCCGCATGCGCGGGTCTTCGTGCAGGCGGAGCGGCTCGGCACGGCCCATGCGGTTCTGGCCGCGCGGGAGGCGATTGCGGACGGCTGCGACGATCTTCTCGTGCTTTTCGCCGACACCCCGCTCGTCACCGGCGCGACCATCCTCGCTCTCCGTGCGGCGCTTGCGGAGGGCGCCGGCGTTGCGGCGCTGGGCTTCGCGGCGGCCGATCCCTTTGGCTATGGCCGGCTGCTGCAGGACGACTCGGGGCGCCTGCTCGCGATCCGCGAGGAAAAGGACGCAAGCGACGCCGAGCGCGCCGTCCGCTTGTGCAACGCCGGCCTCATGGCGATCGACGGCGGGAGCGCGCTCGACTGGCTCGGCCGGATCGGCGCCGCGAACGCCAAGGGCGAATTTTATCTCACCGACGTGATCGAGATCGCCCGCGACGCGGGGCGGACGGCGCAGGTCGTGCGCGCCGAGGAGACGGAAGTGCTCGGCGTCAACGACCGCATTCAGCTCGCGCAGGCGGAGGCCGTCGCCCAGAACCGTCTGCGCCGCGCCGCGATGGCGGCCGGCGTGACCATGGTCGCGCCGGAGACCGTCTTTCTCTGCGCCGACACGGCTTTCGGCCGCGACGTGCTGATCGAGCCGCATGTCGTTATCGGGCCGGGCGTCTCCATCGCCGACGGGGCGGTGATTCATGCCTTTTCGCATCTCGAGGGCGCGAGCGTCGGGGCCGGGGCGACGATCGGCCCCTATGCGCGGCTCAGGCCGGGAGCCAGGCTGGCCGAAAAGGCCAAGGTCGGCAATTTCGTGGAAATCAAGAACGCCAACGTCGCGACGGGGGCCAAGGTCAATCATCTGACCTATATCGGCGACGCGGACATTGGCGCGAACGCCAATATCGGCGCGGGAACAATCACCTGCAATTACGACGGCTTCTTCAAATACCGGACCGAGATCGGCGAGAACGCCTTCATCGGCTCCAATTCGGCGCTGGTGGCGCCGGTGAAGATCGGGGCGGGGGCCTATGTGGGGTCGGGCTCGGTCGTCACCAAGAACGTCGCCGCGGACGCCCTCGTCGTGGCGCGCGGGCGGCAAATGGAGAAGGCTGGCTGGGCGGCGTCGTTCCGCGCCGCGCAGGCTGCGAAGAAGGCGGCGAAATAG
- the mdoH gene encoding glucans biosynthesis glucosyltransferase MdoH, protein MDSLTLAPVDAVPPAQNNIDPAAAPPTPIEQRLSMPAQNLYKYDSRQFRKPLAPQLWETPWLARLVTFGGGLALTVYGGWQMYKVIDVGGVTTLKWALLALFVLNFSWIALSFASAVVGFAALLSKRPAPALPATLAKKTAVVMPIYNEAPSRVFAALQTIYEDVQATGLGEHFDWFFLSDTTNPDVWVAEERAFIGIRRRLGPKARIYYRRREKNVGRKAGNIEDFVSRWGGAYAHMVVLDADSLMTGPTIVRLAAAMEADPDSGIIQTLPLIINRNTLFARVQQFAARIYGPVIAVGLSCWMGRDGNYWGHNAIIRTEAFARHCGLPDLRGRPPFGGHILSHDFVEAALIRRAGYAVYMMPTLGGSYEESPPSLIDLSIRDRRWCQGNLQHTRVLFARGLSWASRQHFLTGIFGYLTSPLWLLQLLVGIVIVFQASYFKPEYFTSEFALFPTFPRFDAERSLELFALTMGILLAPKFFGLLVAIYEPETRRGSGGVFMLLISTLFEIVLSALLAPIMMLIQTGHVVHIVFGFDTGWDPQRRDDGSVPFIDIVRRHRSHVALGALSLVAGLLISPSLVAWMSPTIAGLILAIPISWLTSQRWLGLVFRRAGVLVTPEETTTPPIAKRGKALSKALGRAEEDEVNGLTALHADPELRALHEAWLPTRKPRQRGAITADRAVAEAKIADAETIEDVVAWLNRGERLVALSDRALIAMIARLPSKAEKQAASARAAE, encoded by the coding sequence ATGGACTCCCTGACACTCGCGCCCGTCGACGCCGTTCCCCCGGCGCAAAACAATATCGACCCTGCCGCGGCCCCGCCGACCCCCATCGAGCAGCGGCTGTCGATGCCGGCGCAAAACCTCTACAAATATGACAGCCGGCAGTTTCGCAAACCGCTGGCCCCGCAGCTGTGGGAGACTCCCTGGCTCGCGCGTCTCGTGACGTTCGGCGGCGGCCTGGCGCTGACGGTTTACGGCGGCTGGCAGATGTACAAGGTCATCGACGTCGGCGGCGTCACGACCTTGAAATGGGCGCTGCTGGCGCTCTTCGTGCTCAATTTCTCCTGGATCGCGCTGAGTTTCGCGAGCGCCGTCGTCGGCTTCGCGGCGCTTCTCTCCAAGCGGCCGGCTCCCGCCCTGCCGGCAACGCTCGCTAAAAAGACCGCCGTGGTCATGCCGATCTACAATGAGGCGCCGAGCCGGGTCTTCGCGGCGCTGCAAACCATCTACGAAGACGTGCAGGCGACGGGCCTGGGCGAGCATTTCGACTGGTTCTTTCTGTCGGACACGACCAATCCCGACGTCTGGGTCGCGGAGGAACGGGCGTTCATCGGCATCCGCCGCCGGCTCGGCCCCAAGGCGCGCATCTACTATCGCCGGCGTGAAAAGAACGTCGGCCGCAAGGCCGGCAATATAGAGGATTTCGTCTCGCGCTGGGGCGGCGCCTATGCGCATATGGTCGTGCTCGACGCCGACAGCCTGATGACCGGCCCGACCATCGTGCGCCTCGCCGCGGCGATGGAGGCCGACCCCGACTCCGGCATCATCCAGACGCTGCCGCTGATCATCAACCGCAACACGCTCTTCGCCCGCGTGCAGCAGTTCGCCGCGCGCATCTATGGGCCGGTGATCGCCGTGGGCCTCTCCTGCTGGATGGGGCGCGACGGCAATTACTGGGGACACAATGCGATCATCCGCACCGAGGCTTTCGCGCGCCACTGCGGCCTGCCGGATCTGCGCGGCCGGCCGCCGTTCGGCGGCCATATTCTGTCGCACGACTTCGTCGAGGCGGCGCTGATCCGCCGCGCCGGCTACGCGGTCTATATGATGCCGACGCTCGGCGGCTCCTATGAGGAGAGCCCGCCCTCGCTCATCGACCTTTCGATCCGCGACCGGCGCTGGTGCCAGGGCAATCTCCAGCACACGCGCGTGCTCTTCGCGCGGGGGCTCAGCTGGGCGTCTCGCCAGCACTTTTTGACCGGCATCTTCGGTTATCTCACATCGCCGCTGTGGCTGCTGCAACTCCTCGTCGGCATCGTGATCGTTTTCCAGGCGAGCTATTTCAAGCCGGAATATTTCACGAGCGAATTCGCGCTCTTTCCGACCTTCCCGCGATTTGACGCGGAGCGCTCGCTCGAGCTCTTCGCCTTGACCATGGGCATTCTGCTCGCGCCGAAATTCTTCGGCCTGCTCGTCGCCATCTACGAGCCGGAGACGCGCAGGGGCTCGGGCGGCGTTTTCATGTTGCTGATCTCGACCCTGTTCGAGATCGTGCTGTCGGCGCTGCTGGCGCCGATCATGATGCTGATCCAGACCGGCCATGTCGTGCATATCGTCTTCGGCTTCGACACCGGCTGGGATCCCCAGCGTCGCGACGACGGCTCCGTGCCCTTCATCGACATCGTGCGCCGCCACCGCTCGCATGTGGCGCTCGGCGCGCTCAGTCTCGTCGCGGGCCTTCTGATCTCGCCCTCGCTCGTCGCCTGGATGTCGCCGACGATCGCCGGCCTCATCCTCGCCATTCCGATTTCCTGGCTCACCAGCCAGCGCTGGCTCGGCCTCGTCTTTCGCCGCGCCGGCGTGCTGGTCACGCCGGAAGAGACGACGACGCCGCCGATCGCCAAGCGCGGCAAGGCGCTCTCGAAGGCGCTGGGGCGCGCGGAGGAGGACGAAGTCAACGGCCTTACCGCCCTCCATGCCGACCCCGAGCTGCGGGCGCTGCACGAAGCCTGGCTGCCGACGCGCAAGCCGCGCCAACGCGGCGCGATCACCGCCGATCGGGCGGTCGCCGAGGCCAAGATCGCCGACGCCGAGACAATCGAGGACGTCGTCGCCTGGCTCAATCGCGGCGAGCGTCTGGTGGCGCTCTCTGACCGCGCGCTGATCGCAATGATCGCGCGCCTGCCGAGCAAGGCCGAAAAGCAGGCGGCGAGCGCCAGGGCGGCGGAGTGA
- the fae gene encoding formaldehyde-activating enzyme, which produces MSDIWLATGEATVLAAEGQYTDAMPEVLIGNVKGPVGHAFAAMTGQVAGHPRMFVIRDLNQQVRPATMMTTKMTVKSEAYVELLGGVVQAATADAIVDCVAEGIIPKAQANELCMIIMIWLDPRCATDENLDKRDLYRTNYEATKLAISRALKGEPTVDELIANRKTISHYALEGVFEE; this is translated from the coding sequence ATGAGCGATATTTGGCTGGCGACGGGCGAGGCGACGGTTCTCGCGGCGGAGGGGCAATATACGGACGCAATGCCGGAAGTGCTGATTGGGAATGTGAAGGGGCCGGTCGGACACGCCTTCGCCGCCATGACCGGGCAGGTTGCGGGCCATCCGCGCATGTTCGTCATCCGCGACCTCAACCAGCAGGTTCGCCCCGCGACCATGATGACCACCAAGATGACGGTGAAGTCCGAAGCCTATGTCGAGCTGCTCGGCGGCGTGGTGCAGGCGGCGACCGCCGACGCCATCGTCGATTGCGTCGCGGAAGGGATCATTCCGAAGGCGCAGGCGAACGAACTCTGCATGATCATCATGATCTGGCTCGACCCGCGCTGCGCGACGGACGAGAACCTCGACAAGAGAGATCTCTACCGCACCAATTACGAGGCGACGAAGCTTGCCATCTCGCGCGCGCTGAAGGGCGAGCCGACGGTCGACGAATTGATCGCCAACCGCAAGACCATCTCCCATTACGCGCTGGAAGGCGTGTTCGAAGAATAG
- a CDS encoding glucan biosynthesis protein, translated as MFERRDVLKAAFGALASGLAPAVAQAQPSQPPAPPAPAPFSQQLIVDLARALAAKPYAPPPSDLREPFASLSYEQFVGIKTKPGSALWTGENKGFSIEPLHRGNIFTTAVDLFVVENGAATKIAYDRNRFDYGGLKIPEKLPDLGYSGFRVLHAAPGGGEAELAIFQGASFYRAVAAGQNLGVTARGLSIRTADPRGEEFPAFRMFWIERPTLGDNALVIHALLDSPSVAGVYRFTLRPGEATLIDTELTLFSRTNVDHYGLAGFAAASLHTPLDSRRRNNDLRPMAAAINGIQMLTGAGEWLWRPVSNREELQFSSFVDVNPKGFGALQRKRDVADYQDDDQHWERRPSLWVEPLGDWGEGAMQLVEIPSESENNENIVAYWRPKTPLVGGGAATFAYRQFWCWDPPSRPPMAAAVDSRAGHLPGLKRRRFIVVFSGEVLADPQKTARLSAALTTSPGSATNVRTFLNPQAKTCRVVFDLDPAGENYCEMRLVLHADEEPISETWLYRWTP; from the coding sequence ATGTTTGAACGAAGAGATGTCTTGAAAGCGGCCTTCGGCGCTCTCGCCTCCGGCCTCGCGCCCGCTGTCGCGCAGGCGCAGCCCAGCCAGCCGCCGGCCCCGCCGGCCCCAGCGCCCTTTTCCCAGCAGCTCATCGTCGATCTGGCGCGCGCGCTCGCCGCCAAGCCCTACGCGCCGCCGCCAAGCGATCTGCGCGAGCCATTCGCAAGCCTCTCCTATGAACAGTTCGTCGGCATCAAGACGAAGCCCGGCTCGGCGCTATGGACTGGAGAGAACAAGGGTTTTTCCATCGAGCCGCTGCACCGCGGCAATATTTTCACGACCGCCGTCGACCTGTTCGTCGTCGAGAACGGCGCCGCGACGAAAATCGCCTATGACCGGAACCGTTTCGACTATGGCGGCCTGAAGATTCCGGAAAAACTGCCCGATCTCGGCTATTCGGGCTTTCGCGTGCTTCACGCGGCGCCCGGCGGCGGCGAGGCGGAACTCGCGATCTTCCAGGGCGCGAGCTTTTATCGCGCCGTGGCGGCTGGCCAGAATCTGGGCGTCACCGCCCGCGGGCTGTCCATTCGCACCGCCGATCCGCGCGGCGAGGAATTTCCCGCCTTCCGCATGTTCTGGATCGAAAGGCCGACGCTCGGCGACAATGCGCTCGTCATTCACGCGCTGCTCGATTCGCCGAGCGTCGCCGGCGTCTATCGCTTCACCCTGCGCCCCGGCGAGGCGACGCTGATCGACACCGAGCTGACGCTCTTTTCCCGCACCAACGTCGATCATTACGGGCTTGCGGGCTTCGCTGCGGCCTCGCTTCACACGCCCCTCGACTCCCGGCGACGCAACAACGATCTGCGGCCCATGGCGGCGGCGATCAATGGCATCCAGATGCTCACCGGCGCGGGCGAATGGCTGTGGCGGCCGGTCTCCAATCGCGAGGAGCTGCAATTTTCGTCCTTCGTCGACGTCAATCCCAAGGGCTTCGGCGCGCTGCAGAGAAAACGCGACGTCGCCGACTATCAGGACGACGACCAGCATTGGGAGCGCCGCCCGTCGCTCTGGGTCGAGCCGCTCGGCGATTGGGGCGAGGGCGCGATGCAACTCGTCGAAATCCCGTCCGAATCCGAGAACAACGAAAATATCGTCGCTTATTGGCGGCCGAAGACGCCCCTGGTCGGCGGCGGCGCCGCGACGTTCGCCTATCGGCAGTTCTGGTGCTGGGACCCGCCGAGCCGGCCGCCCATGGCGGCGGCCGTCGACTCGCGGGCGGGTCATTTGCCAGGCCTGAAGCGACGCCGTTTTATTGTCGTTTTTTCGGGCGAGGTTCTTGCCGATCCGCAAAAAACCGCGCGACTTTCGGCCGCCTTGACCACCTCTCCGGGATCGGCCACCAACGTTCGCACGTTTCTCAATCCGCAGGCGAAGACGTGCCGCGTTGTATTCGACCTCGACCCGGCCGGCGAGAACTACTGCGAAATGCGCCTCGTCCTGCACGCGGACGAGGAGCCGATCAGCGAAACCTGGCTTTATAGATGGACTCCCTGA
- a CDS encoding quinone-dependent dihydroorotate dehydrogenase, whose amino-acid sequence MIDPFRLALPFLRLLDAEDAHRATIAGLKLLPARAPQRDDPRLAVSAFGLDFPNPIGLAAGFDKDAEVADAMLGFGFGFVEVGTLTPRPQSGNPRPRAFRLVEDRGVVNRYGFNNAGHGPALARLSRRVPAGLVGVNIGANKEAEDRVADYVAGVRAFAEVAHYFTINVSSPNTPGLRDLQEPGALSDLLARVIAARDAAAVRRPVLLKIAPDLSLQQLDGIVRVARERRVDGMIVSNTTVSRPATLRAAQASEGGGLSGAPLFALSTYMLAQTFLRVERQFPLIGVGGIDSAETALAKIEAGATLVELYSALVYEGPGLVARLKAGLLAALDRERTTLAALVGRKAAATAAREP is encoded by the coding sequence ATGATTGATCCTTTCCGTCTCGCTTTGCCTTTTCTGCGCCTGCTCGACGCCGAGGACGCGCATCGCGCCACCATCGCCGGCCTGAAGCTTCTCCCGGCGCGTGCGCCCCAGAGAGACGATCCCCGGCTCGCCGTCTCCGCCTTTGGGCTCGACTTCCCCAATCCGATCGGCCTCGCGGCGGGCTTCGACAAGGACGCCGAGGTCGCCGACGCCATGCTCGGTTTCGGTTTCGGCTTCGTGGAGGTCGGCACCCTGACCCCGCGCCCGCAGTCCGGCAATCCGCGGCCCCGCGCCTTCCGTCTCGTCGAGGACCGCGGCGTCGTCAACCGTTACGGCTTCAACAATGCGGGACACGGGCCGGCGCTGGCGCGTCTCTCTCGGCGCGTGCCCGCGGGCCTCGTCGGCGTCAACATCGGCGCGAACAAGGAGGCGGAGGACCGCGTCGCCGATTATGTCGCGGGCGTCAGGGCCTTTGCGGAAGTGGCGCATTATTTCACGATCAACGTCAGTTCGCCCAATACGCCCGGCCTGCGGGATTTGCAGGAGCCCGGGGCGCTCTCCGACCTTCTCGCGCGTGTGATCGCGGCCCGCGACGCCGCCGCCGTGCGACGGCCTGTGCTGCTGAAAATCGCCCCGGATCTTTCTCTGCAGCAACTCGACGGCATTGTGCGCGTGGCGCGCGAGCGGCGCGTCGACGGCATGATCGTCTCGAACACGACCGTCTCCCGGCCCGCGACGCTGCGCGCCGCTCAAGCCTCCGAAGGCGGCGGCCTGTCGGGCGCGCCGCTCTTCGCCCTCTCCACCTATATGCTCGCGCAGACCTTTCTGCGGGTCGAACGCCAGTTTCCGCTGATCGGCGTCGGCGGGATCGACAGCGCGGAGACCGCGCTCGCCAAGATCGAGGCGGGCGCGACCCTCGTTGAGCTTTATTCGGCCCTCGTCTACGAGGGGCCCGGACTGGTCGCGCGACTCAAGGCCGGCCTTCTCGCCGCGCTCGACCGCGAGCGGACGACGCTCGCTGCGCTCGTCGGCCGCAAGGCGGCCGCGACCGCCGCGCGGGAGCCCTAA
- the dinB gene encoding DNA polymerase IV has translation MEEPGTGEPADPPRPRKIIHVDMDAFYASVEQRDNPDLRGKPVAVGGARERGVVAAASYEARRFGVRSAMPSVTARRKCPELIFVRPRFDVYREVSLHIRQIFAEYTPLIEPLALDEAYLDVTDNLKGMSSATEIAEEIRARIRRETGLTASAGVSYNKFLAKIASDHRKPDGLFVITPRMGPSFVETLEVGRFHGVGPATRDKMNRLGIVAGADLKAQSMAFLERHFGKAGGYYYWISRGVDARPVRANRLRKSIGAENTFLEDIFDLAAARAALAPIADKVWRACEKNRIRGRSVTLKVKYADFRLITRSRTGAAAVACQSEFEEIAFALLEPIFPTARGVRLLGLSLSALEGEGSAAPRQLAFDLSPD, from the coding sequence ATGGAGGAACCAGGAACCGGCGAGCCGGCCGACCCGCCGCGGCCGCGCAAGATCATTCACGTCGACATGGACGCCTTCTACGCCTCCGTCGAGCAGCGCGACAATCCGGACTTGCGCGGCAAGCCCGTCGCCGTCGGCGGCGCGCGGGAGCGGGGCGTGGTGGCGGCGGCGAGCTACGAGGCGCGGCGCTTCGGGGTTCGCTCGGCCATGCCCTCGGTCACCGCGCGACGGAAATGTCCGGAGCTGATTTTCGTCCGCCCGAGATTCGACGTCTATCGGGAGGTTTCCCTGCACATTCGCCAGATCTTCGCCGAATATACGCCGCTCATCGAGCCGCTCGCGCTCGATGAGGCCTATCTCGACGTCACCGACAATCTCAAGGGCATGTCGTCGGCGACTGAGATCGCAGAGGAAATTCGCGCCCGAATCCGCCGCGAGACCGGGCTGACGGCCTCCGCCGGGGTTTCCTACAACAAGTTCCTCGCGAAAATCGCGTCAGACCATCGCAAGCCCGATGGGCTTTTCGTCATTACGCCCCGCATGGGTCCGTCTTTCGTGGAGACGCTGGAGGTCGGCCGGTTCCATGGCGTCGGACCCGCGACGCGCGACAAAATGAATCGGCTCGGCATTGTCGCCGGCGCCGACCTCAAGGCGCAGTCGATGGCGTTCCTGGAGCGCCATTTCGGCAAGGCCGGGGGCTATTATTATTGGATTTCGCGGGGCGTCGACGCGCGTCCCGTGCGCGCCAACCGCCTTCGGAAATCCATCGGCGCGGAAAATACTTTTCTGGAGGACATTTTCGACCTGGCGGCGGCGCGGGCGGCGTTGGCGCCGATCGCCGACAAGGTCTGGCGCGCCTGCGAGAAGAACCGGATCCGCGGCCGCAGCGTCACGCTCAAAGTCAAATACGCCGATTTCCGGCTCATCACGCGCTCGCGCACGGGCGCGGCGGCGGTCGCTTGTCAAAGCGAATTCGAGGAAATCGCTTTCGCTCTCCTCGAACCGATCTTCCCGACCGCCAGGGGCGTGCGTCTGCTGGGCCTCAGCCTGTCCGCGCTCGAAGGGGAGGGGAGCGCTGCGCCGCGTCAGCTCGCCTTCGACTTGAGCCCGGATTGA